One window from the genome of Silvimonas iriomotensis encodes:
- a CDS encoding polysaccharide deacetylase family protein produces MFKHGFFKLRPVLLTTLLATLTACASAPAPVTPAMAARLQQQAPIRFLLTFDDGPARGSNNNSSLEILHTLDQNPVQPGIKAVFFAQTRSWHAGETEAGRAILRQEVADGQVLGFHTATPFHANHAMMKPADLETSLNNGVADLTSLRGTPPTLVRPPFWAYNASTFNAYQQHGMAMLLTDLSANDGKIYGYHISLRRRANMLNMLAHVRDEIIAGKLPTVDGAIPVVVTFHDINGYTADHMAEYLQILVDCARELQMPTTARPFYDDTATTERAAHARAVKDGAAPKELPGVWQWIWGE; encoded by the coding sequence ATGTTCAAGCACGGATTTTTTAAACTACGCCCCGTTCTGCTGACCACCCTGCTGGCCACCCTCACCGCCTGCGCCAGTGCCCCTGCTCCGGTCACCCCCGCCATGGCGGCACGCCTGCAACAGCAAGCCCCGATCCGGTTTTTGCTGACGTTTGACGACGGCCCGGCGCGCGGCAGCAACAATAATTCGTCGCTGGAGATTCTGCACACGCTGGATCAGAACCCGGTGCAGCCCGGCATCAAGGCCGTCTTCTTCGCACAGACCCGCTCCTGGCATGCCGGCGAAACCGAAGCAGGCCGCGCCATCTTGCGCCAGGAAGTGGCAGACGGGCAGGTGCTGGGGTTTCACACCGCAACGCCGTTCCATGCCAATCACGCCATGATGAAACCGGCTGACCTGGAGACCTCGCTCAACAACGGCGTGGCCGATCTGACCAGCCTGCGCGGCACGCCCCCCACCCTGGTCCGCCCACCGTTCTGGGCCTACAACGCCAGCACCTTCAACGCCTACCAGCAGCACGGCATGGCCATGCTGCTGACAGACCTGTCTGCCAACGACGGCAAGATCTACGGCTACCACATCAGCCTGCGCCGCCGCGCCAACATGCTGAACATGCTGGCGCACGTGCGTGACGAGATCATCGCCGGCAAACTGCCCACCGTGGACGGCGCGATTCCGGTTGTGGTCACCTTCCACGACATCAACGGCTACACCGCCGACCACATGGCCGAATACCTGCAGATACTGGTCGACTGCGCCCGCGAATTGCAGATGCCGACCACCGCCAGACCGTTTTATGACGACACCGCCACCACAGAACGCGCCGCCCACGCCCGCGCCGTGAAAGACGGCGCCGCCCCCAAAGAACTGCCCGGCGTCTGGCAATGGATCTGGGGCGAATGA
- a CDS encoding S41 family peptidase, which yields MSLSRLMLVLLVPVVMSGCAVVDPHRILARQIDRLTVSSTLDEHNREAAFDQVWHTINDSYVDPGFNGVDWAAVGQRYRPLVLNAPDDASFWAELDHMTGELNDAHTRVENPARYAQIKHDKSASLGLGVDEIDGRLIMHGISGMSQAALLGVRSGQELTGVDGQDALAWWQQQRAQVRGGSTAWSRDAYVLRALNNLPAGKVRTLALTRPDGTHLSVELTNEEAASPPWIYAHTLNGNLTYIRFSGFDRQIKPELMKLLDQAARSSGIVIDLRGNGGGDGLMAMDLLSRFVKGEIKGAQVITRDHKPVRLFGFSLLDTNPVLQGDAHPLTAPLAILVDRHSASAAELVAGAAQSLGRAKVFGETTCGCLLGFFDYDPLPGGGALAFSEVDIRLPNGERIEGRGVVPDVSITVTRTALEQGADPTLQSALSWLATEAASAPATAAKTP from the coding sequence GTGTCGTTGTCCCGCCTTATGCTGGTGTTGCTGGTTCCCGTTGTGATGAGTGGTTGCGCGGTGGTGGACCCGCACCGCATTCTTGCCCGCCAGATTGACCGGCTGACGGTCAGCAGCACGCTGGATGAACACAACCGCGAGGCGGCGTTTGACCAGGTCTGGCATACCATCAACGACAGCTATGTAGACCCCGGTTTCAACGGCGTGGATTGGGCCGCGGTGGGGCAGCGCTATCGTCCGCTGGTTCTCAATGCGCCGGATGACGCCAGTTTCTGGGCCGAGCTTGATCACATGACGGGCGAACTGAACGATGCGCATACCCGCGTGGAAAACCCGGCGCGTTACGCGCAGATCAAGCATGACAAATCGGCCAGCCTGGGGCTGGGGGTGGATGAGATCGACGGCCGGCTGATCATGCATGGCATCAGCGGCATGTCCCAGGCGGCCCTGCTGGGCGTGCGCAGCGGGCAGGAGCTGACCGGGGTGGATGGGCAGGACGCGCTGGCCTGGTGGCAACAGCAACGCGCGCAGGTGCGCGGCGGTTCTACGGCCTGGTCGCGTGATGCGTATGTCTTGCGCGCGCTCAACAACCTGCCTGCCGGCAAGGTCCGCACGCTGGCGCTGACCCGTCCGGATGGCACGCATTTGAGTGTCGAACTGACCAACGAAGAAGCTGCATCACCGCCCTGGATTTACGCGCACACGCTCAATGGCAACCTGACGTATATCCGGTTTTCCGGTTTTGACCGGCAGATCAAACCGGAGTTGATGAAGCTGCTGGATCAAGCGGCCAGGTCCAGCGGGATTGTGATAGACCTGCGCGGCAATGGCGGCGGCGATGGGCTGATGGCCATGGATTTGCTGTCCCGTTTTGTGAAGGGCGAGATCAAGGGCGCGCAGGTGATCACGCGGGATCACAAACCAGTGCGGCTGTTCGGGTTCTCTTTGCTGGATACCAACCCGGTGCTGCAGGGCGATGCCCACCCGCTGACGGCACCACTGGCCATACTGGTTGACCGCCACTCTGCCAGCGCGGCGGAACTGGTCGCTGGCGCGGCGCAATCACTGGGCCGGGCCAAAGTGTTTGGCGAGACCACCTGCGGTTGCCTGCTGGGCTTTTTTGATTACGATCCGCTGCCCGGCGGCGGCGCGCTGGCGTTCAGCGAGGTCGATATCCGCCTGCCCAATGGCGAGCGGATTGAAGGGCGCGGCGTGGTGCCGGATGTCTCGATCACCGTGACCCGCACGGCGCTGGAACAAGGCGCTGATCCGACGCTGCAATCGGCCTTGTCCTGGCTGGCAACAGAGGCCGCGTCTGCCCCGGCCACGGCCGCCAAAACCCCCTGA
- a CDS encoding methyl-accepting chemotaxis protein, with protein MFNNMGIRARMRVLLGCMLIGLVLISGLGLLSLRSSLVSARQSQVQHMVQSAISIMKYYHDQETAGKLTREQAIHAAGMAIQSATYNDGKDYFFVFDYNNVERFISNPKLLNKDMSNVADANGVLFVPEMVKAARAGGGFVSYSFPRPGSDQPKPKISYAQAFDDWQLVVGTGVYIDDITTAFWEETLKQLVYIVIVLVILGVVASVLVRSVLKQLGGEPAYASEVVRRIAAGDLSVAVQTASHDEGSLLAGIQRMAGSLRDLIRQIHDNAGEAGQLTQEVANAANKVASGSDSQSDATRSMAAAIEEMTTSISVVADSAGEASRLSGEAGEQARQGSRIIEGTSNKINHISGIVADSAASIGALGEQTDSIASIMQMIREVADQTNLLALNAAIEAARAGEAGRGFAVVADEVRKLAERTSSATAEISGKIDAIRGASQDATVRMGSVVTEVANGVQMAGEASTAIASIRDDAGRVVTSANQISEALREQSSASHAIASHVEDIANMAEQNSSNARRVADASQRLDQIMRGLKDSVGQFRV; from the coding sequence ATGTTCAACAACATGGGTATACGCGCGCGCATGCGGGTGTTGCTGGGGTGCATGCTGATTGGTCTGGTGCTGATCTCGGGGCTGGGGCTGCTGTCGCTGCGGTCAAGCCTGGTGAGCGCCCGGCAAAGTCAGGTGCAGCACATGGTGCAGTCGGCCATCAGCATCATGAAGTACTACCACGATCAGGAAACCGCCGGAAAACTGACGCGGGAGCAGGCCATTCATGCGGCGGGCATGGCGATCCAGTCGGCCACCTACAACGATGGCAAAGACTATTTCTTCGTCTTTGATTACAACAACGTCGAACGGTTTATCTCTAACCCCAAGCTGCTGAACAAAGACATGAGCAACGTGGCCGATGCCAACGGCGTGTTGTTTGTGCCCGAAATGGTCAAGGCCGCGCGCGCTGGCGGTGGCTTTGTCAGCTATTCCTTCCCGCGCCCGGGTAGTGACCAACCGAAGCCCAAGATCAGCTACGCCCAGGCCTTTGATGACTGGCAACTGGTGGTCGGCACCGGGGTTTATATCGACGACATCACCACCGCGTTCTGGGAAGAAACCCTCAAGCAACTGGTCTACATCGTCATTGTGCTGGTAATCCTGGGCGTTGTAGCCAGCGTGCTGGTGCGCTCTGTGCTCAAGCAACTGGGCGGCGAGCCGGCCTACGCCAGCGAGGTGGTGCGGCGCATTGCGGCGGGTGATCTTTCTGTGGCGGTGCAAACGGCCTCACACGATGAAGGCAGTTTGCTGGCCGGCATCCAGCGCATGGCCGGCTCGCTGCGCGACCTGATCCGGCAGATTCATGACAATGCCGGTGAAGCCGGGCAACTGACGCAAGAAGTGGCCAATGCGGCCAACAAGGTGGCCAGCGGCTCTGACAGCCAGTCTGATGCGACCCGTTCCATGGCGGCGGCCATTGAAGAAATGACGACCAGTATCTCGGTCGTGGCCGACAGCGCGGGCGAGGCCAGCCGGTTGTCTGGCGAGGCGGGCGAGCAAGCGCGCCAGGGCAGCCGCATCATTGAAGGCACCAGCAACAAGATCAACCATATCTCCGGCATTGTGGCGGACTCTGCCGCCAGCATTGGCGCGCTGGGCGAACAAACCGACAGCATCGCCAGCATCATGCAGATGATCCGGGAAGTGGCCGACCAGACCAACTTGCTGGCGCTCAATGCCGCCATCGAAGCCGCCCGTGCCGGTGAGGCCGGCCGTGGCTTTGCCGTGGTGGCCGACGAAGTACGCAAACTGGCCGAGCGCACCAGCAGCGCCACGGCGGAAATCAGCGGCAAGATCGACGCCATTCGCGGGGCCTCGCAAGATGCCACGGTGCGCATGGGCTCGGTGGTGACCGAGGTCGCCAACGGGGTGCAAATGGCCGGCGAGGCCAGCACGGCCATCGCCAGCATTCGCGACGACGCTGGCCGCGTGGTGACGTCTGCCAACCAGATTTCCGAAGCCCTGCGTGAGCAAAGTTCGGCCAGTCATGCCATTGCCAGCCATGTTGAGGATATTGCCAACATGGCGGAGCAGAACAGC